The genomic DNA TGTTAATCCTCTAAATATGGAAAGAGTCCCTAAAGTAATGATGAAAGGGTGTAGATTTGTCTTTACAACAAGATACCCATTAATAAATCCAAGTAATGCCCCTGCTACTATTCCTCCAATAATTACAGATAGGATAACAGGTACACCAGCAACTAGTAGCTTTGCTGTAATCATTCCAGTTAAAGCCATCATAGAGCCTACAGAAAGGTCAATACCGGCTATTAATATCGGAAAAAACTCACCAACTCCAACAATAATGTTTATAGCGCTTTGTAAAATTACCTGAGTTAAATTTGAGACCGTAAAAAAGTATTGAGGTGATAGAATTCCAAGAGCAATCACGATGATGATTAGAATTCCAAAGGTCCCATATCTTTGCCAAATTTGATTGAATTTTTCCATATCACACATCTCCTTACGATGTTGCTTTCGCCATTATTTTCTCTTCTGTCGCTTCCTCACTTGTAAATAGGCCATTGAGATTTCCTTCATGGAACACTGCGATTCTATCACAGATTGCCAGCAGTTCTGGAAGCTCTGATGAGACGACAAGGACCCCTTTTCCATTCTCAGCTAACTCCCGCATAATCTTATAGATATCACTTTTTGCCCCTACATCTATTCCACGAGTGGGCTCATCAAAAATGAAAAGGTCTGAATCAGCTGCTAGCCATCTTCCTATGATAACTTTTTGTTGATTTCCGCCCGAAAGCTCCGTAATATTTTGATGAATAGAAGAACATTTAATTGAAAGGTTTTCTTTTTGCTTTTCTGCCCATTTTAGCTCTTCCCTTTTATTAACTAAACCAGATAAACCACCAAATCTAGAGTTATTAATAAGATTAGAGATTGATATATTCTTCCAAATTTCAAAATTATGAAAAAATCCTGTTTCCCTTCGATTTTCAGTAATATAGGCAATTTTATTTTTTACTGCATCATAAGGATTTTTTATTTTTAACACCCTTTGATTGAGTATGATTTCACCACAGCTAGTAGGCGCAGAGCCAACGATGGCATTCATTAACTCTGTTCGACCCGAACCAATCAATCCAGCAAATCCTAGAATTTCTCCTTTTTTCAGTTGAAAACTTATATTTCTCACCTTGTTATCTTTTCTTGTGAGATCTTTCACCTCAAAAATTACCTCATCTGACCCAACATTTTCATTTTGATTTTTTGTGTATTTGGATTGTAACTCTCGCCCAACCATTAAAGAAATTAGCTCATCTGTCTCTGTTACTGCCAAGTTTCTTGTTGCAACAAATGCACCATCTTTTAGAATAGTAATTCGATCACCAATAATCTTAATTTCCTTTAGCTTATGAGAAATATAAACGATCCCAACACCCTCACTTGTTAACTGACGGATGATTTTGAAAAGCTTCGTAATTTCTCCATCTGTTAAAGAGGAAGTTGGTTCATCCATTATTAAAATTTTTGCGTCAGCAGCAAGTGCCTTTGCGATCTCTACTTGCTGTTTTTCTGAAATAGAAAGCTCAGATACAAGTTGATTAGGATCTTTTTTTAAACCAACTCTCTCTAAGAGTTTCACCGTGACGTCATTCATATATTGATAATCAACCGTCCGAATCCCGAAGGATACCTTCGTTGGTAACTTACCAACGAAGATATTTTCGGCAATGGAGAGATCATTAATAACACTTAGTTCTTGATAGATTATACTGACTCCAAGAGTTGCAGCTTCCTTTGGCGATAGTTTTGGGTACTGGTATCCACTAATTTCAATGGTTCCTGATGTAGGCTCGTAAACACCGCTTAAAATTTTCATCAGTGTTGATTTTCCTGCACCATTTTCACCTAAGAGAACATGGACTTCTCCAGGAACTAATTCAAAGTGCACGCCCTTTAATGCTGCGACACCAGAGAATTCTTTTTTGATGTTCTCCATTTTTACTAAGTAATCCATGTAGACACTTCCTTTTATTTGCTAACTACATTCGAAGGAACTGTAACAAGTTCTGCTTCCTTATCAAGTTCTAGCACTTTCCCAGCTTTAATCGCATCAACTAGTAATCTTAAACTCTCTCTTCCAATTTCAGCAGAATCTTGAGCAATGGTTGCTGTTAATTGTCCTGCATTGACAGAGTCAACAGCTTCTGGTGCTCCATCTGTTCCTACTACAATGATTTGATCTTGTTTTCCAGCGTTTTGAACTGCTTGTAGTGCACCTAATGCCATCGTGTCGTTACATGCGTAAATAGCAGTTAAATCAGGATATCTTTGAATCATATTCGTCACCACATCAAGCGCTTTGTTACGATCCCAATCAGCAGGTTGGCTAGCGACTAGTTCGATTCCTTCAGTTGCTTCAAAAACTCCACTCGCTCCATTTTTTCTAGCTTCACCAGATGCATTTCCGGATTTCCCTTCAACAATTGCCACTTTACCCGTTTTGATTTTTTCTACGATAAAGTTAGCAGCCTGTTCTCCAACCTTTACATTATCAGTCGTTACAAAAGCGTTTACATTTCCGCCTGCATTAACTAACTCTTCCATATCTACCTTTTCATCAATATTTACAGTTGGAATACCTTTTTTGTATGCATTTACTGCTTGTGGAATTAGGTTTACTGGTGATAATGGTGCAAACGCAATGCCGTCATAATCTTTGTTTAATAAATCCTCAAATATTCTTAATTGTCCTTGTAGATCCTCCTCTGACTGTGAGGCTAAGATTTCAACATCTACACCTAATTTTTCACCCTCTTCTTTAATTCCTTCTTCCATAGAAACCCAAAAAGGATTTGACAACGTTTTCAAAATTACTGCAACC from Robertmurraya sp. FSL R5-0851 includes the following:
- a CDS encoding sugar ABC transporter ATP-binding protein: MDYLVKMENIKKEFSGVAALKGVHFELVPGEVHVLLGENGAGKSTLMKILSGVYEPTSGTIEISGYQYPKLSPKEAATLGVSIIYQELSVINDLSIAENIFVGKLPTKVSFGIRTVDYQYMNDVTVKLLERVGLKKDPNQLVSELSISEKQQVEIAKALAADAKILIMDEPTSSLTDGEITKLFKIIRQLTSEGVGIVYISHKLKEIKIIGDRITILKDGAFVATRNLAVTETDELISLMVGRELQSKYTKNQNENVGSDEVIFEVKDLTRKDNKVRNISFQLKKGEILGFAGLIGSGRTELMNAIVGSAPTSCGEIILNQRVLKIKNPYDAVKNKIAYITENRRETGFFHNFEIWKNISISNLINNSRFGGLSGLVNKREELKWAEKQKENLSIKCSSIHQNITELSGGNQQKVIIGRWLAADSDLFIFDEPTRGIDVGAKSDIYKIMRELAENGKGVLVVSSELPELLAICDRIAVFHEGNLNGLFTSEEATEEKIMAKATS
- the alsB gene encoding D-allose transporter substrate-binding protein → MKKLNLMFVFLLIFALLTACNAGPTAGPTQSDDSKESSSGDEKIKVAVILKTLSNPFWVSMEEGIKEEGEKLGVDVEILASQSEEDLQGQLRIFEDLLNKDYDGIAFAPLSPVNLIPQAVNAYKKGIPTVNIDEKVDMEELVNAGGNVNAFVTTDNVKVGEQAANFIVEKIKTGKVAIVEGKSGNASGEARKNGASGVFEATEGIELVASQPADWDRNKALDVVTNMIQRYPDLTAIYACNDTMALGALQAVQNAGKQDQIIVVGTDGAPEAVDSVNAGQLTATIAQDSAEIGRESLRLLVDAIKAGKVLELDKEAELVTVPSNVVSK